Within the Heliangelus exortis chromosome 5, bHelExo1.hap1, whole genome shotgun sequence genome, the region TATtgcaccttaaaaaaaataatactataTGGGCTTGAAAAACAAGGGGAAACAGACatcaattaaaaatgttaaaacaaggggaaaataactgcagaggcagaaaaattcttcagtaCCAGGCctggcaacacacacacagacagcaaCACAGAAATTCAAGACAACCATGACTCCTAGTTTACACCAGAAgacaacccaaaacattctaaaTTAACCAAAAATCCTATTTATTCCTTCATCTGCTTTAAATAATGGTTACAACCCACAGCATCGCACCCTAATGATCAGCCCAAATTTTCACTAAATTTAGGGCTACTGCAAAGTTCTCTCTCTTGAGATTCTGGTGAGTCCCAGGAACTGACCTGCAGAACCCCGGGAGGCAGGGCATGGGCTGGGGATGAGCAGCTGTGCCCCGGGGCTCTGCATTCCTTGCAGCTTGTGTTAAAGGCAAGACTGCCTACAGAACCCCAGGCAGGGCCCTGCTTTCCACTCCCTGCTTGTGAGAACAGGAACAATAAACACAGATGTGCTGAAAACCAAGACCAAAAGTGTAACAAACACGGAGCTCACTCAGTACGTTGGGTTACACCCTCAACAGGTTTCAGAGGCACGAATGTATCAAGCAAATTAGAACCAAAGAACCACTGAAACGATCAAAACAATCATGCTCTATGCATACTGCACCAAAATCAGTAACAGCCTCATTGTTAAGTCCTACATTTAGCACCATTTTTATATCTGAACACTCTGAGAAAGCAATCatacattcttttaaaaaaaggaagttcTAGGGGGACACAGACACACGTGCGCTCGGGAGGAGGATGGGACAGAGCTGGTTTGGAGGATTTATGTTTTATCATGCTAGGAATGCTGCCGTGGCATCTCCTGATGTGTTACTGTTGGAATTTTTCCTTGCATTACAATTGTAGAAACACACAGCAGGCAAGATTGAGTCACTTAATCTAGCACTCATTTatccacagaaagaaaatctaagGGAAAGTTAAAAATGCGATTTCGCTTCATCAGGTCCAAAAAACGTTGGTAAAGAGGCAATAAATTTGCCTTGTGTATTTCTGTGAGCAACTACTAATTACCATCCCAGCACTCCCACCAGTAAGGGGTAACAAAGGAGAGTGTACAGGCAACATACTATGGCACTGATTATTTACAAACCTTGAGATACAGAAACAAGGCAGCCCTTTAGTTActgttcataaaaaaaattatgaagcaCTGGTGTTTTCTTAGTATGAAGACACAACCAGACAACTATCAGCACACTGCCCCAGGCACACACCACACTCACACACCTCTCACCCCAAGCACAGTAAACTTCATGTTTCAGAGTaggcaggaggaagagagaaaagctcTAGAGAGTGAAAGGGTTAGATGTACACAAAGTTTTCTAACCACATCCCAAGACACGTGCAGTCCTCTCACATCCACTGCCATAGCAGGGCCTAAGCCCAGCTGGGAACAAGCTTCCCATTCCTTCTGCCCATGTCCCTAAAGTAAGAGGCCAGTTaccagcagaaaacaaacccttCCTCATTTCATCCCAACTTCACCACACtcctccagcttcccagctgcagccaaCACAGCTCCTGGTCTCCACCAGCAGGGTTTCTTTTCAAGCAGATTAAGCTCCATCTTTGCATCAGGTCTGTCCAAGTCCTGCTTCCCATCAAAGTGCAGTCAAACCAAAATTGCATCGACAGTACATCATGCCAGCAGAGTCCAGCCAGCTGTCTGCAATGGGGTCATACTTCTGGACAGTGTTCAGGTAGGATGACCCTGAATGACCTCCAACAACATACAGGTAGTTGTCAATCACAGCTGCACCCACTCctgttggaaagaaaaagacagccCAAGGCATAAGCACCAACTGCAGGAATTAGTACACTTTAGTTCCTAACTGGACCACCTGAAGGCTGACCAGGTGAGTTCTCTCTTTCTTAGGGCTCTAAGCAAATGGAAGCCATTGAAGAGCCCCTTTCTGTTTAGGTCTTACACTGCTTTTAACTCTTCTCCTGTCCCATGGAAGAGCAATGCTCTTGTGTCCCCACACCCCTTGTTGGGAAGACAAATGAGACAGGATGCACTACTGAATCTCAACCTAAGATAAAATACAACAGAACCTTAAACCACAGAATTGCTGAGGCTTAAGACATATGCAGATAAATTACTactttgtattatttttgttaacaGCTCAgtactaataaaaataaactggaCTGTAattaaacagagaaataaatactCATCCTTTCACAGAGCTGCTTAAGGGATGTTCATACACAGATGAAGTGCAGTGCTCTGCACACAAGTCACTACAACTTCCCTGCAGCTTCTCTCAGGTCAGtttatttccaaaggaaatggGAGTCAACTGCCAAGGTGTGGATGTGCCTACCTGTCCTGGGTTCCTTCATGGGCCGACACACTGTCCACTGGTTTTGGTGAGGATCATATCTCTCAATGCTTGACAGGTGGGACACACCATTGTGCCCCCCTACCACAAAGATGAAGCCCAGCATGACACCCACACCAAAGTTGATTCTTTTGTCAGCCATGGAAGCCACTGTGTCCCATGAGTTTTTACTGGGATCGTAACGCTCCACGCTGCAGAGACAAACAAACCACTGGTCAGGCTGGGGCTCTCCTGACTTGGAATTTCACTCTGCGAGAAACCCCTGTCAAAAGTCCTGtcaaaaagcagttttaacaTATTTCATCATTTCATCATCattcagcctctttttaaatatatttcatctGACACAGAGACTgcccttcagctgcttctccgATGTCCTCGTGCCACCACCTGGCTCTTGGGGTGTCACTCTGCAACAGAACAAGATTTTCCAGAGCTGGCCTCAGAACTGAAAGCTCTATCAAGGATGAGTGCTGCTACTTCCAGAAAAACACCAAATCAGGAAAAGCTGAACACAATGCAGATCCAAAGTGAACCTATGTGGGTAACACATCAGGTCAAAAACTTCCTTGAGGCCTGACTGAAAataacagagggaaaaaatgtggaaaagtAGTAGAGAGGTTGCTGATAAAAACACTGAGGAGAGATCAAGCCTTTGGGATAAAATAGGAATTAATTatcattgttattttttaatcactggAGCTGCACAGATGGTCAGTCACTAACACACTTGTGGCACGTGGCCATTCCCTGCCACACGTGGAGCTTCAGTAGCACAAGGGGAGCAGAAAAAAGGGGGCAAGAACCTCAGCAGGAGGACAACAGAGCTGGAGCCAAGGTGCTTGATCACACAGCACTCTGCTTGCTTTTAACACCAGACCTCCTGGCAGCCTAGTGACTGGATGGCACAGCTTACTACTCACACCCTTGAATAATCAATAGAACTAAAATTATCCAatgaaaactaaatttaaaaaggcCAATAATGAAACATCAGATTCCAGTAACCCTACAGGAGGTGCTGGTACTTCCTTTCTGAGAAGGAGAAATGTGGTATGAGGAGTAAGACTGCTGCAGATTTTTAGTGTTGTTAACAGCTTTCTCTTCAAAGCCACCAGTCTGACAAGGACATTTCCCACTGCTCCAGGGATGAGTCTCCCATGCCCTGCAAGGAGGTGATCATCTTTAACCTTTCAAAGGCCTCTGTGCACACCAAGCAATCAGATTTTGGGAACCAATCCTGGCAAGGACTTGGTGATCTCCCTCTCTTTGTGGTCTGTGCAATGAGGCTGCAGTGGAGTCAGCACCCAGAGGTCCCCCAGTaactcctgctctgctctgctgctgactgGGCTTTGTTGGATCTGTCAGGATAGTTCCTTGTGGTACAAAGAGTGTGGGGCTGAGTGACCACACAGGACACACACAGCTTAATTGCTGAAGGTCCAATCCCCACCTGAAGAAAGCCTACAGTCAACAGAAAACTTTCAGAGATGGCTTGCTTGTCTATGAAGTATTTCAGCCACTATTACTActcagaactgaaaataaatccaaataatGCCACCTCAGGTTTCATAAAATCCTGTCACAATCGTAACAAATAGTTTCAGCTACTGCTGCTTtgtatttcagtaatttaaaaaatgccaacCAGTCCTTTCCTTCACCAGCTGGTCCTATATAACAAAAGTATCAAGtatgaaaagcaaatacagCTAATGGCTGGTGCCATAGTGTTACACTGCACTGCCTAAACACCAGTGCATCCCTTCCTACAAGCAAGTTCTTCATTGTCTGCCTTTAGTCAGCTATTTAGACTTGCAGTTTATTAATTTGCTTCCTGGAGGGACAGATGGTTGATTTGCTGCCATTATAATACATTAAAGAGAGTACAAATGATTTCTTGCATAACTAAGTAACTAAATGCCCCTGTCCATCCACAGAGAGTGGAGTGGAACAGCACAACTGAAGAGCACATCAGTACCAGCAAGCCCAGACCAGCAAGCATCCTCCTCAACCTTATTGTGACTGCTTTAAGATCCCATCCAAGGTACAGATTTGTGTATCTTAAGCATATGGAAAGCCCCACTCATCACAAATCAGTGTTTTCCATGTTGAAGTGAACCACCCAGCCTAACATTGGGCAGGCTCCAGGCACCAGGATGCAGGCTGGAGACAAACAAGCCCTCACAGCACTGACCTCCTGAGTCAACCAGCTTGGGTGTCTACAAGATCAGGCATCTTGCACCACCTGGCTCTGCAATATGCAGATCTGTCTCTGTCTTTACTGTTTTCCCTTCCTAAGGATCTAAAGACAAACCAGCTGTGAGCCGGAACACGTAAAGGAAAGTTAAACTGAAGATATCCCAGTTGAGTTATCAGATTgatgctgcagagcaaggaTTAATGAGGCCCACTGTGGATTACAAACCTgctccaaaataatttttaattggcTGACAAACACAAGCTCCACAGCGAGCTCTGCAGACCTCCAGCTGATGAGatggagcagcacagggcagaagCAGCACATACCTGTTCATGTGGGCAGGGCCATAGCCCCCAATGGCATAAATCATCCCGTCCAGGACAGCTGCAGCAAAACAACTCCTGGTTTTGTTCATGGGGGCCACCAGCTGCCACTCCTTGACTTTGGGAATGTATTTCTCCACAGTCCGGAGGTAGGACTGCCCATCGTAGCCCCCCAGGGCGTAGAGCTCTCCTGCCAGGACCACCACCCCCAGAGTACTCCTGCTCTCAAACATCCTCTCCAGAGCTGTCCAGGTGTTGGTGTCAGGGTCCCAGCACTCCACGGAGCTCTCGTGCTTGCGGTAGCTGATGCCCTGGCAGACGTGGGTGGCAATGCCCCCCACAACATAAATCTTCTGCTCCAGGACACAGATCCCAAACTCGTAGcgggggatgctgaggggagCCAGCCCAATCCAGGAGTCATTCtgaggaaaatacatttcaacactgaaacagaaaacaaaacaaaacaaacaaagaaaccacaaaGACTGTGTGAGCAACCTCAGCTTTCTGATATCTGTGAAGCACAAACAAGCAGCACAGTCTGCAGAGGATTCCACGTCACATCCAGTGTTTGCTGCTCCTTCCAACAGCCCAAATGCCAGCTAAAACCAAAAGCTGATTGTTGCCTTAAAGAGTGCAAAATGTGAGGGGAGAAAACCCAGTGCTGTtgccacagcagcttctggagGTAGGCTGTGATCAGGGTCAGCTAAAAATACAAACCAGAGGAGTAACAGGGACActctggaagaagaaataaacagtCAGAATATCCACAGagatgggagagagggagaaaattaGGGAGCACAAAGCATGTGTCTGTATGTACATGCAAACATATATTTAGAAACTACAGTTTGTGGCTCTATAAATAGGTATTTTACAGGCACTGtgtaatttaaacaaaatgtcAAAGAACAACAAACTGATTGGAAACATCTGTTCTCAAAGCACTGCTGATTTGCATCTCCTTTTAATTGTACTCAGTGTCAAAATATGGTGGGTCTAGCCTATCAGGTATCAAGCCCAGTCAATCTACCTCAAGAGTTTAGCTAATAAATTACTTGAATGATTTAGAAGAATACCTAGCACACAGGAAATATGATCTGTTCCAAAAAACACAGGCAAGGAAATGAAGCCACCGGAGAGCTGAgagcagctgcccagagaggagggagcagcactAAGGATCTCCTGAGTAATTCTGGTATCTGGAAGCAGGGGctaagggaaaaaacagcagtcCTGCAAGCACAggtgaaaagcagaacaagaagAGTGGCATTAAGGTTTCCCACTTAACCATTTTAATTGCAACAGGAACTATTTGCTTAATTGACCTGTGACTCTTTTTTGTTATGCCAAGAACAATTGTTTACAGTTCAGTATTAACCAAAGGAGTGAATTTTTCTATGCATGGTTGATAGTATTAAAAAGCACTTTTGTTTcaccaaaaaggaaaataatccaAACTACAATGTATGTAACATTGTTGCAATGTTGAAGAAGATGTGAAAGAAACAGCTGCAGGAGTTAATTCCCTCAAACCAACAGGCTTTTTAATAAGCACAAAACcctctaatttttaaatttataaactAAACCATTCCCACTCCCAACATCTAACTTCCTGTCAGTCCCTGTTACTGGGAAGTTAACTCTAACTTTGAGAACATCTCTAAACAGAGGGAAGAACACACAGCTCTCACTGGTTTTTAAgattatgtgtatatatatatgcaaacaTGGAACtgtcctggaaaagaaaatctgagagTAAAATATTATCCCAGAGTTCAGCTGTGGAACCAGCTGAGGCAGCCTGCCTACCCCAGAACCCTTCCTGAGCTGATGAGGACACTTCAGCACACAGCACCAGCTGGGTTTGTGGCAGCAAGCAAATCTATGCAGACAGAATTTAACCACCATTTCTGCAACTGGGTTAATCTGATGCTGTAAGTAAAGCCAGCAATACCAGCATGGGGATGAAAGCTTTTTTCTACCTATTATTCTCTTTTTGGTCCCATAATCAGCCTCAGGGATGTGCTCCAGTCACTGAAAAGGACAATGGGCTGTGGTGCACAGCTGTGGTCacctgctcagcagcagaaactgAAGTCTCAGCTGCATTATGATCAAGAAAGTGACTAAGAATTACCTCTGCACTCTTCTGTGATTGAGTGTGTTTTAATCCCAAGGACTTGAGTTATCACAAAGCATATCTGTGATACATTAGGTTAAATTTTATGATTTGATTGTCAGGAACAATAATAAATCAGgcaaaaattatgtaaaatgaAGACCTGAAAGGATTTAAAAAGTAGCATCTGTACTCTTACTATCCACTTCTATTCACCAAATTCTCTATCAACAGACTTCAAGTTATTATTTTATACCTCTTTGTGTTGGCACTAACAAAACCCCTAAACACTGAAGACCACTGAATGgtttgggagggaccttaaagctcctccattgccaccccctgccatggtcagggacacctcccaccagcccaggttgctccaagccccatccaacctgggctgagacactgccagggatggggcagccacagcttctctgggaaacctggcacaggggctcagcaccctcacaagaaactatttcttcctaatgtccaacctcaacCTCCTGATTACTCATGAAATCAAAAAGCACTGTGAATTCAGCACTTGTTCTTAAGAACCCTTAAgtagctttctctttttttaaagtcacttGAGTCCTGCAAACCACATCTTCTCAGGGACTGTCTTAACCCTGACTCAGGGTGgcaacaaacacacaaacaccacagccccccacaaacaaacaccacagccccccacaaacaaacaccaCAGCCCCCTCACAAACACCACAGCCCCCCCACAAACACCACAGCCCCCCCACAAACACCACAGCCCCCACATTCTCCAACAACCCCACCCCACTTACCTTTCCAGGCAGGCAAACAGCCCAGCTTTGCCTCCCACAGCACAGAGCACCTTGGGAGCACAGCGTGGCCGTGTCATCAGCACGGTCTGGTGGGAGAGCCTGTGCTCGGGCATGAAGTGGTACTTGAGGGCCTCGTTGAGGAGGTGCTTGCAGGTGTGGTCGTCCCTGATGAGGTGGTTTGCCTCGTAGAGCCTGGTGAGGAACTTGACACTGAGGAGGGGCAGGCGGACGCAGTGCAGCAGGCGGGCCAGGTGCTTCTGCCGCTCCCGCACGTCGAACTTGATCCAGGCCTCCAGGGCGTAGAACACGGTCTCCTCAGACACCACGTTCAGGCAGTCGTTGGAAACGATCT harbors:
- the KLHL28 gene encoding kelch-like protein 28; protein product: MDQSSPAYTLASLTHLHSEQLLQGLNLLRQHRQLCDIVLRVGDAKIHAHKAVLASISPYFKAMFTGNLSEKENSEVEFQCVEEAALQSIVEYAYTGTVFISQDTVESLLPAANLLQIKLVVKECCAFLESQLDPGNCIGISRFAETYGCHDLYLAATKYICQNFEEVCQTEEFLELTHSELDEIVSNDCLNVVSEETVFYALEAWIKFDVRERQKHLARLLHCVRLPLLSVKFLTRLYEANHLIRDDHTCKHLLNEALKYHFMPEHRLSHQTVLMTRPRCAPKVLCAVGGKAGLFACLESVEMYFPQNDSWIGLAPLSIPRYEFGICVLEQKIYVVGGIATHVCQGISYRKHESSVECWDPDTNTWTALERMFESRSTLGVVVLAGELYALGGYDGQSYLRTVEKYIPKVKEWQLVAPMNKTRSCFAAAVLDGMIYAIGGYGPAHMNSVERYDPSKNSWDTVASMADKRINFGVGVMLGFIFVVGGHNGVSHLSSIERYDPHQNQWTVCRPMKEPRTGVGAAVIDNYLYVVGGHSGSSYLNTVQKYDPIADSWLDSAGMMYCRCNFGLTAL